A single window of uncultured Pseudodesulfovibrio sp. DNA harbors:
- a CDS encoding MotA/TolQ/ExbB proton channel family protein produces MSRKNFIGVGLSLVIFVCSFMLTGAAGAYFNLAAFLVVMSGLTAAMLISYPVLHVKNAFNVAKNIYSTKSVSAESIVNTLLDLSVKSKVDGILSLERSKAKDISSFMKNGLILLVDNYKEDEIRECLNAEMSFFNLRRQQSERFFQTLARMAPAFGVAGSVIGLIGLLMGINDTAVILKNIPVAFISTLYGLILSNLVFSPIAENINFSTRAELLNQKLVLEGIIAISKEQNSYKLERKLASFLSPSEREGKTETLRKITRKYVQKRQQPVELADMPSMTESTEKATEAA; encoded by the coding sequence ATGAGTAGAAAGAATTTTATTGGAGTGGGATTGAGTCTTGTCATTTTCGTGTGCAGCTTTATGCTGACCGGAGCCGCAGGAGCTTATTTTAATCTGGCAGCATTTTTGGTCGTTATGTCTGGACTGACAGCCGCAATGTTGATCAGCTACCCTGTGCTGCACGTGAAAAATGCTTTCAATGTAGCGAAGAATATCTATTCCACCAAAAGTGTTTCGGCTGAATCTATTGTCAACACATTGCTCGATCTTTCGGTCAAGAGCAAAGTGGACGGTATTTTATCTTTGGAGCGCTCAAAGGCCAAAGATATCAGCTCGTTCATGAAGAACGGCTTGATTCTGCTCGTGGACAACTACAAGGAAGATGAAATCCGTGAATGTCTGAATGCTGAAATGTCATTTTTCAACCTGCGCCGTCAGCAAAGTGAGCGTTTTTTCCAAACTCTTGCTCGAATGGCTCCGGCGTTCGGTGTTGCAGGTAGTGTTATTGGTTTGATTGGCTTGCTTATGGGAATTAATGATACGGCTGTCATTCTCAAAAATATCCCTGTGGCGTTTATTTCTACACTCTATGGGTTGATTTTGAGTAATCTTGTGTTTTCACCCATTGCAGAAAATATTAATTTTTCCACTCGTGCTGAATTGTTGAATCAGAAGTTGGTCCTTGAAGGTATTATCGCTATCAGCAAAGAACAGAATTCGTATAAATTAGAACGTAAGCTTGCTTCGTTTCTGAGTCCTAGTGAACGCGAAGGCAAGACAGAAACCCTGCGTAAGATTACTCGGAAGTATGTACAAAAGAGACAGCAACCTGTGGAGCTGGCGGATATGCCGTCCATGACAGAGTCAACAGAGAAAGCTACGGAAGCGGCGTAG
- a CDS encoding OmpA family protein gives MQQIEKNFTKDFSSFGQMEGEGAIRGMNDWSVPWADLMMVMFVLFVVLFMYASTHQDVKILFSHQTAEKAQAASTLDPLIGLIGQIASRAESGGSQDIVRVAETEVLFRSRSKGISVIREAPGQVRISLRGALFFDEKSGELKTGSWQYLNEIAEVVKLSLGTVHVVGFVDKSESEGPQSFTLSSERAANVAEFLITQFEIAPKRIIITGRGSYQPEVPDTSEANKAQNRRVEIVIIHQS, from the coding sequence ATGCAGCAAATCGAAAAGAATTTTACCAAAGATTTTTCATCGTTTGGTCAAATGGAAGGAGAAGGGGCAATCCGTGGCATGAACGATTGGTCAGTGCCATGGGCTGATCTGATGATGGTTATGTTTGTTCTGTTCGTGGTGTTGTTTATGTATGCCAGTACGCATCAGGATGTGAAAATTCTGTTTAGTCATCAAACCGCAGAAAAGGCGCAGGCTGCGAGTACTCTTGATCCTCTTATTGGATTGATCGGGCAGATTGCCAGCCGAGCGGAGAGTGGTGGTTCTCAAGATATAGTGCGCGTTGCAGAGACTGAAGTGCTGTTTCGATCTCGTTCAAAAGGGATTTCCGTTATCCGAGAAGCTCCGGGACAAGTGCGTATTTCATTGCGAGGTGCACTGTTTTTTGACGAGAAATCAGGAGAACTCAAAACTGGATCATGGCAGTACTTAAACGAGATTGCTGAAGTGGTGAAGCTCAGTCTGGGGACAGTTCATGTTGTTGGTTTCGTTGACAAGAGTGAATCGGAAGGGCCGCAAAGTTTTACTTTGTCTTCAGAACGTGCGGCTAATGTCGCGGAATTTCTTATTACGCAGTTTGAAATTGCTCCTAAGCGAATCATTATAACCGGCAGAGGGTCATATCAACCGGAAGTGCCCGATACGTCCGAAGCCAACAAAGCGCAAAATCGACGAGTTGAAATCGTCATCATCCATCAAAGCTGA
- a CDS encoding Maf family protein: MIKSQGPFITISPIVLASGSPRRRELLADLGLKFTVHPSPLDEPKPEMNETPLEYVKRMAELKTLDVARHYTGQTVLGADTIVVLNNRIMGKPLDDNHALEMLTTLSGNTHQVITGFCMMMPDDTRITKAISTDVDMRSSTQIELKGYIATGEPTDKAGAYAIQGIGTFLVTAIRGSYTNVVGLPVARILDELLASKIITPA; the protein is encoded by the coding sequence ATGATAAAATCTCAAGGTCCATTTATCACCATCAGTCCCATTGTTTTGGCTTCCGGCTCTCCCAGACGTCGAGAACTTCTGGCCGACCTCGGACTTAAGTTCACTGTTCACCCAAGTCCCCTTGATGAACCGAAGCCGGAAATGAATGAAACCCCGTTAGAATACGTCAAACGAATGGCAGAACTAAAGACGCTGGACGTTGCACGGCACTATACCGGCCAAACCGTACTTGGAGCCGACACCATTGTGGTTTTAAACAACCGGATTATGGGTAAACCTTTAGATGATAATCATGCGTTGGAAATGCTGACGACCTTGTCTGGAAATACGCATCAGGTCATCACTGGATTTTGTATGATGATGCCTGATGACACACGTATTACCAAAGCTATTAGCACGGATGTCGACATGCGCTCCTCCACTCAAATAGAACTCAAGGGATACATCGCAACAGGTGAACCCACTGATAAAGCAGGAGCATATGCCATTCAAGGGATTGGGACATTTCTTGTTACCGCTATTCGAGGGTCATACACCAATGTAGTTGGGCTGCCTGTTGCACGAATCCTTGACGAACTTCTTGCTTCAAAGATCATTACGCCTGCATAA
- a CDS encoding MarR family winged helix-turn-helix transcriptional regulator — MTEFRKSYEKMQHALLELVETVNAHHRGGVDFGTGQRLHPAEIHTVAAIGDEPKITVTKLAERLSVSKPTISERISKLMKKGLVKKGTKPDDAKAVTLLLTKNGWTAYSHHEAHHDKMFKNFVSQYGDKSEIMAQQLGEALCEMQKLAEMSDCHNN, encoded by the coding sequence ATGACCGAATTCAGAAAATCTTATGAAAAAATGCAGCATGCGTTGCTGGAGCTTGTCGAAACTGTAAACGCTCATCATCGCGGTGGCGTTGATTTTGGCACTGGGCAGAGGTTGCACCCTGCGGAAATACACACCGTAGCTGCAATTGGTGACGAACCCAAAATCACTGTCACAAAGTTGGCTGAACGACTCTCCGTCTCCAAGCCGACGATTTCTGAACGTATTAGTAAACTCATGAAGAAAGGCCTTGTCAAAAAAGGTACAAAGCCCGATGACGCCAAGGCTGTCACTTTATTACTCACTAAGAATGGATGGACAGCCTACTCTCATCATGAAGCGCACCACGATAAGATGTTTAAGAATTTTGTGTCTCAATACGGTGATAAATCAGAAATTATGGCACAACAACTAGGTGAGGCTTTATGCGAAATGCAAAAGTTAGCAGAAATGTCTGATTGTCATAACAATTAA
- a CDS encoding flavodoxin domain-containing protein, whose amino-acid sequence MKVLHVFHSQTGNTKKVAQTIEKSVIESSCEITTVQAKAKGESVQIMDYDLVLIGSGVYGWLPGKPMMDWLAERAKESMNEFGGSGILKPGSPRISNKYVGIYCTFGGSHTGINEAIPAVKYMGQLFDHLGFTIAAEWYMPGAYGVSKLEHHNTQGRLGDIRDRPNENDLNAIAEKVKGLIVSIRPSALTTD is encoded by the coding sequence ATGAAAGTTTTACACGTTTTCCATTCACAAACCGGAAACACAAAAAAAGTTGCTCAAACTATTGAAAAGTCGGTGATTGAATCAAGTTGTGAAATAACAACGGTACAAGCAAAGGCAAAAGGAGAATCCGTTCAAATTATGGACTATGATTTAGTTTTGATTGGTTCAGGTGTGTATGGATGGCTTCCGGGGAAGCCCATGATGGACTGGTTGGCTGAACGAGCAAAAGAAAGCATGAACGAATTTGGCGGGTCAGGAATACTCAAACCGGGGTCTCCTCGAATATCTAACAAATACGTCGGCATTTATTGCACATTTGGTGGAAGTCATACTGGTATCAATGAAGCCATTCCTGCCGTGAAATACATGGGACAATTGTTTGATCATTTAGGATTTACGATTGCTGCGGAGTGGTACATGCCGGGTGCGTATGGAGTGTCAAAACTTGAACACCACAACACTCAGGGGCGACTTGGGGACATTAGAGACCGTCCAAATGAAAACGACTTGAACGCAATAGCGGAAAAAGTGAAAGGATTGATAGTATCTATCCGACCGTCTGCTCTAACAACGGACTAG
- a CDS encoding MBL fold metallo-hydrolase — protein sequence MKKTSILSISDGYYEYTHPRQLLFPGVAEAALMAAGISAGKWNSWISPYTPTIIQSEETTILVDAGAGDLASTTGQLVDNIKLKNMHPNDIDCIILTHLHPDHIAGLLTSNGQNPFTNARIILSDIENSYWRTKPDLLELNIPPEVRTILQSTASEFLQRYSDRIETVSMDEQLTPNISLFAAPGHTPGHVGVEVQTHDTLFLIAGDAFLHPTHLTHPEWSSSVDIMPKTATRTRRHILERMEKGSSKLLGFHF from the coding sequence ATGAAAAAGACATCGATACTGTCTATTTCAGACGGATATTATGAATATACTCACCCTCGGCAACTCCTCTTTCCCGGGGTTGCCGAGGCAGCTCTCATGGCAGCAGGCATTTCGGCAGGGAAATGGAACTCATGGATAAGTCCGTACACTCCGACAATTATTCAATCAGAAGAAACCACCATTCTTGTAGATGCTGGGGCAGGAGACCTCGCGAGCACTACTGGACAGCTTGTTGATAATATTAAACTAAAAAATATGCATCCGAACGACATTGATTGCATAATCCTTACCCATCTCCACCCGGATCATATAGCAGGATTACTCACTTCTAATGGTCAAAATCCATTCACTAACGCACGGATTATACTATCTGACATTGAAAATTCCTATTGGCGAACAAAACCAGATCTTCTTGAACTGAATATCCCACCTGAAGTTCGTACGATCCTCCAAAGTACGGCTTCGGAATTCTTACAGCGATATTCAGACAGAATCGAAACCGTTTCGATGGATGAACAGCTGACGCCAAACATCAGTCTATTTGCAGCCCCCGGACACACTCCCGGCCACGTTGGGGTCGAAGTGCAAACACACGACACCTTATTTTTAATTGCAGGAGATGCTTTTTTACACCCTACTCACCTTACTCATCCTGAATGGTCATCATCTGTAGACATTATGCCCAAGACAGCAACACGCACCCGACGTCACATCTTGGAACGAATGGAAAAGGGATCATCAAAACTTCTCGGATTTCATTTCTAA
- the fosX gene encoding FosX/FosE/FosI family fosfomycin resistance hydrolase, with product MIEGLSHITLVVQDLQRTSTLFTEILDAEEIYASGDTHHSLSQEKFFLVGGIWVAIMKGKPLSNKTYNHIAFKIPHNEIDNYAKRIEALDLHVRMDRCRISGEGCSLYFHDYDNHLFELHTGTLKERLTAYAKDD from the coding sequence ATGATAGAAGGCTTAAGTCATATCACTCTTGTTGTGCAAGACTTGCAAAGGACATCCACTCTTTTTACAGAAATACTGGATGCCGAAGAAATATATGCAAGTGGCGACACGCACCATTCATTATCTCAAGAAAAATTCTTTCTGGTTGGCGGTATCTGGGTCGCCATAATGAAAGGAAAACCACTGTCTAACAAAACATACAACCATATTGCCTTCAAAATTCCACACAATGAAATTGACAACTATGCAAAACGCATAGAGGCTCTGGACCTTCATGTCCGTATGGACAGGTGCAGGATATCAGGAGAAGGTTGTTCCCTGTACTTTCATGATTATGACAACCACCTGTTTGAACTCCATACAGGCACACTCAAAGAACGACTGACGGCGTATGCCAAAGATGATTAA
- a CDS encoding phosphatidylglycerophosphatase A: protein MKTQSPLDKLATALATLGPIGHFPKAPGTWGSLASIVAAPWLYLSLPLWGRVAALAAIFLVGIWACARAEVIFDKKDPGCVIIDELFGQWLALLFFYGLPIWYLIVGFGLFRFFDILKPWPVKWAEDAFPGGLGVMLDDGVAGLYAMGFLHLLHYLLSI from the coding sequence ATGAAAACTCAATCACCACTCGACAAACTAGCCACGGCATTGGCAACCCTCGGCCCTATCGGACATTTCCCTAAAGCACCGGGGACTTGGGGCTCTCTGGCCTCCATTGTTGCAGCTCCATGGCTATATCTTTCACTCCCCTTATGGGGACGCGTTGCCGCTTTGGCCGCGATTTTTCTCGTTGGCATCTGGGCTTGTGCACGTGCGGAAGTCATCTTCGACAAAAAAGATCCCGGTTGTGTCATCATCGACGAATTATTTGGTCAATGGCTTGCTTTGCTCTTTTTTTATGGTCTGCCCATCTGGTATCTGATTGTTGGATTTGGACTCTTTCGTTTCTTTGACATTCTTAAACCATGGCCAGTCAAATGGGCAGAAGACGCTTTCCCCGGCGGACTTGGAGTTATGCTTGATGACGGTGTGGCCGGACTTTATGCCATGGGCTTCCTCCACCTTCTACATTACCTCCTTTCCATATAA
- the pal gene encoding peptidoglycan-associated lipoprotein Pal, translated as MKNRVYFGIVALLALSLFVFAGCAKKTTTTTPPETKVEVKDDSQWTPPPTEPKVDEAALAAEAEARAKTEAVEELSSITIHFAFDSYELNEESRAILALKASIMRKYTDVGVVVEGHCDERGTEEYNLALGERRARAAYEHLVILGVEPERMKIVSFGEERPLDPAHNESAWAKNRRAEFVVQ; from the coding sequence ATGAAAAACAGAGTGTATTTCGGAATTGTGGCCCTGTTGGCCCTGTCCCTTTTTGTCTTTGCTGGCTGTGCCAAAAAGACGACCACCACTACCCCGCCTGAGACCAAGGTTGAGGTCAAGGATGACTCCCAGTGGACTCCGCCGCCGACAGAACCCAAGGTCGATGAGGCTGCTCTGGCTGCTGAAGCCGAAGCTCGTGCCAAGACCGAAGCGGTGGAAGAACTTTCCAGTATTACTATCCATTTTGCCTTTGATTCCTATGAATTAAACGAGGAATCTCGTGCGATTCTTGCTCTTAAGGCAAGTATTATGCGTAAATATACAGATGTTGGTGTTGTGGTCGAAGGACATTGCGACGAACGTGGTACCGAAGAGTACAACCTCGCCTTGGGCGAACGTCGTGCCCGAGCTGCATACGAACATCTTGTGATTCTTGGCGTTGAACCTGAACGTATGAAAATTGTCAGTTTTGGTGAAGAGCGTCCTCTTGATCCCGCACATAATGAAAGTGCATGGGCTAAGAATCGTCGCGCTGAGTTTGTGGTACAGTAA
- a CDS encoding protein tolB — protein sequence MKRIWTICVSCICACLMAASVFAQGPLTVDIHGPGQRMVNITLLTPKGLDGSPLPEAAAKALQELVSNDLGYIPFLNIVPVTDLLGGDPSQGVKAADIDFKPLQLARVDLCMTTGWNGEYIEARVFETFSGRRVVGKSYRDVSKNLPLVADRFCSSFLEALTGKKGFFDSPIAFVKQEGKTKEVFTVLPQGRGLKRITKLGGYNLSPAWSEDGKRIAFTHIGKTRHELGVYDSESGKIKRMYKGLGSTVISPVYGPTGSLYVALNRNGTTNIYNLKSDYRPGKILVRSPYIDVSPSFDRAGEKMVFTSARAGNPHIYLLDMKTGQIKRVTTTGRYNTHPCLSPDGRYVAYTHQTSDGHRIFLHDLQTGREKQLTFGPGNDEYPAFGPDGYFVAFASSRSGEYKLYLSTRHGDKPRMISTGKGAAFAPAWDTSLQW from the coding sequence ATGAAACGGATTTGGACAATTTGTGTAAGTTGCATCTGTGCCTGTCTTATGGCGGCTTCTGTGTTCGCCCAGGGACCGTTGACAGTAGACATTCACGGCCCAGGCCAACGTATGGTGAACATCACTCTTTTGACACCCAAAGGACTGGACGGTTCTCCATTACCTGAGGCGGCAGCCAAGGCCCTTCAGGAGTTGGTCTCTAATGACTTGGGGTATATCCCTTTTCTGAATATTGTGCCGGTGACCGATTTGTTGGGAGGTGACCCTAGTCAGGGTGTGAAGGCTGCGGATATAGATTTCAAACCTCTTCAGCTGGCTCGTGTTGATTTATGCATGACGACAGGTTGGAACGGTGAATATATTGAAGCTCGTGTTTTTGAGACCTTTAGTGGCCGCCGTGTGGTCGGAAAGTCCTATAGGGACGTGAGTAAAAATCTGCCATTAGTGGCTGATCGTTTTTGTTCATCCTTTCTAGAGGCTTTGACTGGCAAGAAGGGATTCTTTGATTCTCCCATTGCTTTTGTCAAACAGGAAGGGAAGACAAAGGAAGTCTTTACTGTTCTTCCTCAGGGGCGTGGGCTGAAACGTATCACGAAATTGGGCGGCTATAATCTGAGCCCTGCATGGTCTGAAGATGGTAAGCGAATTGCTTTTACCCATATCGGCAAGACGCGGCATGAGCTTGGGGTGTACGACAGTGAATCCGGTAAGATAAAAAGAATGTATAAGGGATTGGGGTCGACTGTTATCAGTCCCGTTTATGGCCCAACTGGTTCTTTGTATGTAGCGCTTAATCGGAATGGCACCACCAACATTTACAATTTGAAGAGTGATTATAGGCCCGGTAAGATTTTGGTCCGCAGTCCGTATATCGACGTTTCTCCGAGCTTTGACAGAGCTGGAGAAAAGATGGTGTTCACTTCGGCCAGGGCGGGGAATCCTCATATTTATCTGTTGGATATGAAGACCGGTCAGATCAAACGCGTGACAACGACCGGGCGGTATAACACCCATCCATGCCTTAGTCCTGATGGCCGTTATGTGGCTTATACTCATCAAACATCAGACGGGCATCGTATCTTCTTGCATGATTTACAGACAGGCAGGGAAAAGCAGTTGACATTTGGCCCTGGTAACGATGAATACCCAGCCTTTGGGCCTGATGGTTACTTCGTGGCTTTTGCTTCCAGTAGAAGTGGTGAATATAAATTGTATTTGTCAACTCGTCATGGAGATAAACCTCGGATGATATCCACCGGAAAAGGTGCTGCCTTTGCTCCGGCATGGGATACTTCGTTGCAGTGGTAA
- a CDS encoding TonB family protein — MRQSLGLILSILFHTALAVVAIYGVNTDGVKVNMDRPVYTVDLVSLAPPPPGPPVEVTAVVEPVTPTPAVPVVEAKAEPAVEVPPTPVVEAKPEPEVKKISPKKVEKKTVVKKKEEKPKPKPKPKPKPKKTADQLLAEGMAAAKARTKRQDQKKKKALAEELAALKKREGDQVYAHGGQPGGVEGGVVGGTVGGSGSGLSEVYALIVGAAIKKNWRYPAFAGEANLMATLEIVLEADGKILSSKVIESSNNPEFDSSALRAITETEYVEKPRTDRDRVLRINFNSQELSE, encoded by the coding sequence ATGCGGCAAAGTCTCGGTCTTATACTTTCCATTCTTTTTCACACTGCTCTGGCCGTGGTCGCCATTTATGGTGTGAACACGGATGGAGTGAAAGTGAATATGGACAGACCTGTGTATACGGTTGATCTCGTCTCTTTAGCGCCGCCGCCCCCTGGACCGCCAGTGGAAGTGACGGCTGTTGTTGAACCCGTAACTCCGACCCCGGCTGTGCCAGTTGTCGAAGCCAAGGCCGAGCCTGCTGTTGAAGTACCCCCCACCCCGGTGGTTGAGGCCAAGCCTGAGCCAGAGGTCAAGAAAATTAGCCCTAAGAAGGTTGAGAAAAAGACCGTGGTCAAGAAGAAGGAAGAAAAGCCTAAACCCAAGCCCAAGCCTAAACCAAAGCCTAAGAAGACCGCTGATCAGTTGTTGGCAGAAGGGATGGCCGCTGCAAAGGCGAGGACCAAACGGCAGGATCAAAAAAAGAAAAAGGCTTTGGCCGAGGAATTAGCCGCGCTTAAAAAGCGTGAAGGGGATCAGGTCTATGCCCATGGCGGTCAGCCCGGTGGAGTAGAGGGTGGCGTTGTCGGCGGTACAGTCGGCGGGTCAGGTTCCGGTTTATCTGAAGTGTATGCCCTGATAGTTGGGGCAGCCATCAAGAAGAATTGGCGATATCCCGCATTCGCAGGGGAGGCTAATTTGATGGCAACCCTTGAAATAGTCCTCGAAGCTGACGGAAAAATTTTGTCCTCGAAGGTCATCGAATCGTCAAACAATCCTGAATTTGACAGTTCAGCTCTTCGAGCCATCACGGAAACAGAATATGTGGAGAAACCGAGGACCGATAGGGATCGGGTTCTGCGTATTAATTTCAACAGCCAGGAACTCTCAGAGTAG
- the tolR gene encoding protein TolR, with protein sequence MAIKTGGGFLNEINVTPFVDVMLVLLIIFMVTAPLMTQGVEVDLPVTKTVKNLPQDSEHLVLSVKKDGTLFLDEYQVGLDELQDHLKRLVAKQKKQLFLRADKEVAYGTVVMIMGEIKGAGIDRLGIVAEKTADLKKNKKK encoded by the coding sequence ATGGCTATCAAGACAGGAGGCGGTTTTCTTAACGAGATTAACGTCACGCCATTTGTCGACGTGATGTTGGTGCTCTTGATTATTTTTATGGTCACCGCTCCACTTATGACACAGGGAGTCGAGGTTGACCTTCCCGTCACCAAGACGGTTAAGAATTTGCCACAGGATTCGGAACATCTGGTGTTGTCAGTCAAGAAAGACGGCACATTATTTCTTGATGAGTATCAGGTTGGATTGGATGAACTGCAAGATCATCTGAAGCGACTGGTCGCTAAACAGAAAAAACAACTTTTTTTACGCGCTGACAAAGAAGTGGCCTACGGTACTGTGGTGATGATCATGGGTGAAATTAAAGGTGCTGGAATTGATCGGTTAGGCATTGTTGCGGAAAAGACTGCTGATTTGAAAAAAAATAAAAAAAAGTAG
- a CDS encoding MotA/TolQ/ExbB proton channel family protein, which produces MNFLPESDMLTLLTGATLAVKLVMIFLALMSVWSWTIIFFKFFTIGSARKKVMQGYDAFMDSQDLTSGLKVLGDKAQSPLARVSTLAVHEFRLLEKADVNRERKRLLVKDTLRRVLKQGISKEMRVLTRNLPFLATCANAAPFIGLFGTVWGIMHSFHSIGLAQSAALATVAPGISEALIATAIGLLVAIPATIFYNYFLGKLGEVETGMVDFAGAFLNRAEREIAWASKPEKK; this is translated from the coding sequence ATGAATTTTTTGCCTGAGAGTGACATGCTGACCCTTCTGACAGGGGCCACATTAGCTGTGAAACTGGTGATGATTTTTCTTGCTCTAATGTCTGTATGGAGTTGGACCATTATCTTTTTCAAATTTTTTACCATTGGATCGGCCCGAAAAAAAGTCATGCAAGGCTACGATGCTTTCATGGATTCACAGGATTTGACTTCCGGATTGAAGGTCTTGGGCGATAAAGCTCAGTCTCCTTTAGCTCGCGTGTCGACTTTGGCGGTACATGAGTTTCGGCTGCTGGAAAAGGCGGATGTTAATCGTGAGCGCAAACGGTTACTTGTCAAAGATACTTTACGTCGTGTCCTCAAGCAAGGCATCTCGAAGGAAATGCGTGTGTTAACTCGTAATCTGCCGTTTTTGGCGACATGTGCCAATGCAGCTCCTTTTATTGGATTGTTTGGTACAGTTTGGGGGATTATGCATTCCTTCCATTCCATTGGATTGGCTCAATCCGCTGCGTTAGCAACCGTTGCCCCAGGTATTTCCGAAGCACTGATTGCCACAGCTATCGGTTTGTTGGTCGCGATTCCTGCCACCATTTTTTATAACTATTTTCTTGGCAAACTTGGAGAAGTCGAAACTGGCATGGTTGATTTCGCTGGTGCCTTTTTGAATCGCGCTGAGCGCGAAATCGCCTGGGCATCCAAGCCCGAGAAAAAGTAG
- a CDS encoding histidinol phosphate phosphatase domain-containing protein, whose translation MIDLHTHTIFSDGELIPAELVRRAEVAGYKALCMTDHADESTMYYTLENILRFVKKHGHFFDINVMAGVELTHVPPALIEGMVQEARNAGAQVVVMHGETPVEPVAPGTNLAAIEAGVDVLAHPGLITDEEVQLAVEKGVALEITTRGGHSYTNGHVAALARKHGAKLVVNNDAHAPRDLISSDLRKTIALGAGLTLEEYRQTESNAWEIVQRCMK comes from the coding sequence ATGATCGATCTGCATACACACACGATTTTTAGTGACGGTGAACTTATTCCTGCCGAGCTTGTCCGTCGGGCTGAGGTCGCAGGATACAAGGCTCTCTGCATGACCGACCATGCAGATGAAAGTACCATGTATTATACTTTGGAGAACATTCTCCGGTTTGTGAAAAAACATGGGCACTTCTTTGATATCAATGTGATGGCAGGGGTTGAATTGACTCATGTTCCGCCAGCATTGATCGAGGGGATGGTGCAAGAAGCGAGAAATGCTGGTGCACAGGTTGTTGTGATGCATGGTGAGACTCCGGTTGAACCTGTTGCTCCTGGAACTAATTTGGCTGCCATTGAAGCAGGTGTCGATGTTTTGGCCCATCCTGGTTTGATTACTGATGAAGAAGTGCAGTTGGCCGTGGAGAAAGGTGTGGCTTTGGAGATTACTACTCGCGGAGGCCACAGCTACACGAATGGACATGTTGCAGCCCTTGCAAGAAAGCATGGTGCCAAATTAGTCGTGAACAATGACGCCCACGCCCCTCGCGATTTGATAAGCAGTGATTTGCGAAAAACTATCGCACTTGGAGCTGGACTGACACTGGAGGAATACCGCCAGACAGAGTCCAATGCCTGGGAGATTGTTCAGCGATGCATGAAGTAA
- a CDS encoding bifunctional nuclease family protein, with protein MVEVEIFGLALDESGKSPIIVLKDMDETKVLPIWIGAVEAMSISMAINEVPFPRPMTHDLLLNAIRVLGGTITRVEVTDIENGTFFAEIVVTTDKETRRIDCRPSDAIALAVRAECKILASESVFEEAGAPFPEHAETVISTEDSDTWVDELEKLSEDDIKYKM; from the coding sequence GTGGTAGAGGTGGAAATATTCGGACTCGCATTGGACGAGTCGGGCAAGTCGCCCATTATCGTCCTTAAGGATATGGATGAAACCAAAGTCCTGCCTATATGGATTGGTGCTGTGGAGGCCATGTCTATTTCCATGGCTATTAACGAAGTTCCATTTCCTCGTCCCATGACGCACGATTTATTGTTGAATGCGATTCGTGTTTTGGGTGGTACGATTACCAGAGTGGAAGTTACCGACATCGAAAACGGGACTTTTTTTGCCGAGATAGTGGTCACCACAGACAAGGAGACCCGTCGGATTGACTGCCGTCCATCTGATGCAATTGCTTTAGCTGTTCGTGCCGAGTGTAAAATTTTGGCGAGTGAATCTGTCTTCGAAGAAGCTGGAGCGCCGTTTCCGGAACATGCTGAAACTGTTATCAGCACAGAGGATTCGGATACATGGGTGGATGAGCTGGAAAAGCTCTCGGAAGACGATATTAAATATAAAATGTAG